In a single window of the Cydia amplana chromosome 4, ilCydAmpl1.1, whole genome shotgun sequence genome:
- the LOC134663272 gene encoding glycylpeptide N-tetradecanoyltransferase 2-like, whose amino-acid sequence MDDNNASQSTELHKDNDVKPKKKNKNKKKRSGGDGDHGGSSSAADGIVAVPSSGDVHQNISIKDLKMAMDVLNLQQKPAKTTEEALHKSYQFWSTQPVPKMDEKIVSNEPIEPPKSPEDIRAEPYTLPDGFNWDTLNLNEPLVLKELYTLLNENYVEDDDCMFRFDYQTDFLKWALQPPGWRMDWHCGVRVVKSGRLVGFISAIPAQLRIYDHVQTVVEINFLCVHKKLRAKRVAPVLIREITRRVNLTGIFQGVYTAGIVLPKPIATCRYWHRSLNPKKLIDIKFSHLSRNMTMQRTLKLFKLPDLPKTPGFRKLEPQDSEKVVPLLNNYLSKFDLSPIFNEEDFKHWFTPQPDIIDSFVVEAADGSITDFVSYYTLPSTVVYHPVHKTLKAAYAFYNVSTKTPWVDLMHDALIAAKNSGFDVFNALDLMENKEFLEPLKFGIGDGNLQYYLYNWRCPSMTTNKIGLVLQ is encoded by the coding sequence ATGGATGATAATAATGCATCACAGTCTACTGAACTTCACAAGGACAATGACGTCAAACCTAAAAAGAAGAATAAGAACAAGAAAAAGCGTAGTGGAGGAGATGGTGACCACGGCGGGTCAAGTTCCGCCGCAGACGGGATAGTGGCCGTGCCCAGTTCTGGTGACGTTCACCAAAACATATCTATCAAAGATTTAAAAATGGCAATGGACGTCCTTAATCTACAACAGAAACCAGCTAAGACGACTGAGGAAGCTCTCCACAAGTCATACCAGTTTTGGTCTACTCAGCCTGTCCCCAAAATGGATGAAAAAATTGTTTCTAATGAACCTATCGAACCACCCAAGTCACCAGAGGATATAAGAGCGGAACCTTACACGCTACCTGATGGTTTTAATTGGGATACCTTAAACTTAAATGAGCCTTTGGTTTTAAAGGAATTGTACACCTTGCTAAATGAAAATTATGTAGAAGATGATGACTGTATGTTCCGCTTCGACTATCAAACGGATTTCCTCAAGTGGGCACTTCAGCCTCCCGGTTGGAGGATGGATTGGCACTgtggtgtgcgtgttgtgaagTCTGGCAGATTAGTTGGCTTTATTTCCGCTATACCTGCCCAGTTGAGGATCTATGATCACGTGCAAACTGTTGTTGAAATAAACTTTCTTTGTGTGCACAAAAAGCTTCGTGCTAAAAGAGTTGCTCCTGTTCTGATCAGGGAGATAACTAGGAGAGTTAACTTGACGGGGATATTCCAAGGTGTTTACACGGCTGGAATTGTGCTGCCTAAACCAATTGCTACATGCCGCTATTGGCATAGATCCCTCAACCCTAAAAAACTAATTGACATTAAATTTAGTCACCTGTCAAGAAACATGACCATGCAGAGAACACTTAAACTTTTTAAACTCCCAGATTTGCCTAAAACTCCAGGTTTTCGGAAATTAGAGCCTCAAGATTCTGAAAAAGTTGTTCCATTATTGAATAACTACTTGAGTAAGTTTGATTTGAGTCCAATATTTAATGAGGAGGACTTTAAGCACTGGTTTACTCCACAACCAGATATCATTGACAGCTTCGTTGTGGAAGCTGCCGATGGTTCCATTACGGACTTTGTCAGTTATTACACACTGCCATCTACTGTTGTTTACCACCCTGTGCACAAAACATTGAAAGCTGCTTATGCATTTTATAATGTGTCCACAAAAACCCCATGGGTTGATTTAATGCATGATGCATTGATAGCTGCAAAGAACTCAGGGTTTGATGTTTTCAACGCATTGGACTTGATGGAGAATAAGGAGTTCTTGGAGCcactgaaatttggcataggtGATGGTAATCTGCAGTACTACCTGTACAACTGGCGGTGTCCTAGCATGACAACAAATAAAATTGGTTTAGTCCTGCAATAA
- the LOC134647245 gene encoding large ribosomal subunit protein eL13 yields MGKGNNMIPNGHFHKDWQRFVKTWFNQPARRHRRKQNRIKKAKAVAPRPAAGPLRPVVRCPTVRYHTKVRAGRGFTLRETRASGLNPAFARTIGIAVDPRRRNKSVESLQINVQRLKEYRARLILFPKGKKVLKGEANEEERKLATQLRGPLMPVQQPAPKSVARAITEDEKNFKAYQYLRGARSIAALVGIRAKRLKDAAENPDDVTKAPTAVKDPKAKK; encoded by the exons ATGGGTAAGGGAAATAATATGATCCCGAATGGGCATTTCCACAAAGATTGGCAAAGATTTGTGAAGACGTGGTTCAACCAACCCGCTAGGAGACACCGCAGAAAGCAAAACAGAATTAAGAAAGCTAAGGCCGTTGCACCAAGACCCGCGGCGGGGCCTCTGCGTCCTGTTGTGCGATGCCCCACTGTTCGCTACCACACTAAGGTCCGCGCTGGCCGCGGCTTCACCCTCCGGGAAACCAGG GCATCTGGTCTGAACCCTGCTTTTGCCAGAACCATTGGTATTGCTGTTGACCCTCGCAGACGCAACAAATCTGTAGAGTCCCTCCAAATCAATGTGCAGCGACTGAAGGAGTACCGTGCCAGACTCATCCTCTTCCCTAAGGGCAAGAAG GTCCTGAAGGGTGAAGCCAACGAGGAAGAGCGCAAGCTGGCGACTCAACTGCGCGGCCCTCTGATGCCAGTACAGCAGCCAGCTCCCAAGTCCGTCGCGCGCGCCATCACCGAGGACGAGAAGAACTTCAAGGCTTACCAATACCTCCGCGGC gctcgctccatcgccGCCCTGGTGGGTATCCGCGCCAAGAGGCTGAAGGACGCCGCTGAAAACCCTGATGACGTGACTAAGGCGCCTACTGCTGTTAAAGACCCTAAAGCAAAAAAGTGA
- the LOC134663273 gene encoding polyadenylate-binding protein 1: MNPGPPNYPMASLYVGDLHSDITEAMLFEKFSTAGPVLSIRVCRDMITRRSLGYAYVNFQQPADAERALDSMNFDMIKGRPIRIMWSQRDPSLRKSGVGNVFIKNLDKTIDNKAMYDTFSAFGNILSCKVAQDETGASKGYGFVHFETEEAANKSIEKVNGMLLNGKKVYVGRFIPRKEREKELGEKAKLFTNVYVKNFGEDFADELLKDMFEKYGRITSHKVMYKDDGSSRGFGFVAFEDPDAAERACMELNGKELVEGKPLYVGRAQKKAERQKELKRKFEQLKSERLTRYQGVNLYVKNLDDTIDDERLRKEFAPFGTITSAKVMLEDGRSKGFGFVCFSSPEEATKAVTEMNGRIVGTKPLYVALAQRKEDRKAHLTSQYMQRMASMRMQQMGQIFQPGGAGGYFVPTIPPAQRFYGPAQMTQIRPSPRWTAQPPVRPSAQTAASGYPNMQAPFRPAPRGPTQAAMRTSLGARPITGQQGVPATASIRAPLVTQSGRPAGYKYTANMRNPPAPQPAVHIQGQEPLTASMLAAAPLQEQKQMLGERLFPLIQRMHPDLAGKITGMLLEIDNSELLHMLEHGESLKAKVDEAVAVLQAHQAKQQATKKE; encoded by the exons ATGAATCCTGGTCCGCCAAATTATCCCATGGCGTCATTGTACGTCGGGGATTTACACTCTGATATTACCGAAGCCAtgttgtttgaaaaattttcaaCTGCTGGTCCGGTTCTCTCTATACGCGTTTGCCGTGATATGATTACTCGTAGATCCCTGGGctacgcttacgtaaattttcaGCAACCTGCCGATG CTGAAAGAGCCTTGGATTCCATGAATTTTGACATGATTAAAGGGAGGCCTATCAGGATTATGTGGTCCCAGCGTGACCCTTCCCTTCGCAAGTCTGGAGTCGGCAATGTGTTTATTAAAAACCTTGATAAAACCATTGACAACAAGGCCATGTATGATACTTTCTCTGCTTTCGGCAACATTTTGAGTTGCAAGGTGGCCCAAGATGAAACTGGAGCTTCCAAGGGCTATGGCTTTGTTCATTTTGAAACTGAAGAGGCTGCCAACAAGTCCATTGAGAAAGTAAATGGTATGTTACTCAATGGAAAGAAGGTTTACGTCGGCCGATTCATTCCTCGTAAGGAACGCGAAAAGGAACTCGGAGAGAAGGCTAAACTGTTCACAAATGTATATGTGAAAAACTTTGGAGAAGATTTTGCTGATGAACTTCTCAAAGATATGTTTGAGAAGTATGGCCGCATTACTAGCCACAAAGTAATGTATAAAGATGACGGAAGTTCCCGTGGTTTTGGATTTGTTGCTTTTGAAGATCCTGATGCTGCTGAGAGGGCTTGCATGGAGCTCAATGGTAAAGAACTGGTTGAAGGCAAGCCCTTGTATGTTGGACGTGCCCAAAAGAAAGCAGAGCGTCAAAAAGAACTGAAACGCAAATTTGAACAACTAAAATCTGAAAGATTGACTCGCTACCAAGGTGTAAACCTCTATGTTAAGAATTTGGATGACACTATTGATGATGAACGTCTACGTAAAGAGTTTGCTCCATTCGGCACCATCACCTCTGCTAAG GTAATGTTGGAAGATGGCCGAAGCAAAGGCTTTGGGTTTGTATGTTTCTCATCTCCAGAAGAAGCTACCAAGGCTGTCACTGAAATGAATGGCCGCATTGTTGGAACTAAGCCATTGTATGTGGCTTTAGCCCAACGTAAGGAAGACCGTAAGGCTCATCTGACTTCTCAATACATGCAGCGTATGGCTAGTATGCGCATGCAGCAGATGGGCCAAATATTCCAACCAGGTGGTGCTGGAGGATACTTTGTCCCTACTATTCCACCGGCTCAGCGTTTCTATGGTCCAGCCCAGATGACACAGATAAGGCCCTCTCCGCGTTGGACCGCCCAGCCGCCGGTTAGACCGAGCGCACAGACTGCTGCTTCTGGCTATCCAAACATGCAGGCGCCATTCCGTCCAGCACCAAGAGGCCCAACTCAAGCAGCAATGCGCACATCTCTTGGAGCAAGGCCAATCACAGGCCAGCAAGGTGTCCCTGCCACTGCTTCTATCAGAGCACCACTTGTCACCCAGAGTGGACGTCCTGCAGGATACAAGTACACTGCGAACATGCGCAACCCTCCAGCACCACAACCAGCTGTACACATCCAAGGACAGGAACCTTTGACAGCCTCAATGTTAGCTGCTGCACCGCTGCAGGAGCAAAAGCAAATGCTGGGTGAACGTCTCTTCCCATTGATTCAAAGAATGCACCCTGATTTGGCTGGCAAGATTACTGGAATGCTTTTGGAGATTGACAATTCTGAGCTTCTTCACATGCTGGAACATGGAGAATCTCTCAAGGCTAAAGTAGATGAGGCTGTTGCTGTTTTGCAGGCTCACCAGGCTAAGCAGCAAGCCACCAAGAAGGAGTAA